CACTCTGGTCCTCGACCCGCACGACTGTCCCGTCGCCGAGCGCAAGCACGCCGACCGGGCCGAGAAAGGCCGCGGCGGTGACATGCGCCCCAGCGGCAATCGGGCTGACGCGATCGGTCAGGGATGCTGTGTCGTCCATCAGGCGGCGCAGGCCAGGAAGCCCTGGCGGATCTCGTCTTCCTTGAGATGTTTGCCGATGAAGACGACGCGGCTCATGCGCTTTTCGTCGGGGCGCCATTCGCGCTGCACGTCGCCGTCGAGCATCATATGCACGCCCTGAAAGACGAAACGCTTCGGCTCGTTCTTGAAGGACAGAATGCCTTTCGAGCGCAGGATCGACGGGCCTTCCTTCTGAAGGTAGTCGTTGAGCCAGGGCAGAAACTTTTCGGGATCGACATCGCCGTCGAGCGACAATGCGACCGATTGCATATCCTCGTCGTGATAATGTTTGAGGCCGTGCTTGTGGCCCTCATGCTCGTGACCGTGGTCATGATGCGCGTGATCGTCATGCGCATGATGATCGTGGCCGTGATCATGGTGATGGCCATGATCGTGGCCATGATGGTCGTGATCATCCTCATCGGTTTCGAGAAAATCCGGCTCGATTTCCAGAATCCGGTCGAGATCGAAGGCGTTGCGACCGAGCACCGCGTCGAGCGGGACGGCACAATTCACGGTCTTATGGAGCTTGGCGTAAGGATTGATCGCACGAATGCGCGCTTCGACTTCGCGTAATTCTTCCGGGCTCACGAGATCGCTCTTGTTGAGCAGGATGACATCGGCGAAGGCGACCTGGTTCTTGGCCTCCGGCGCATCCTTGAGCCGTTCCGACAGCCATTTGGCATCGGCGACGGTGACGACGGCGTCGAGCCGCGCAACGTCCTGCACGTCGGCATCAACGAAAAAGGTTTGCGCCACCGGCGCCGGATCGGCGAGGCCCGTCGTCTCGACGATAATCGCGTCGAACTTGCCCTTACGCTTCATCAGCCCTTCGATGATGCGGATCAGATCGCCGCGCACCGTGCAGCAGATGCAGCCGTTGTTCATTTCGAAGATTTCTTCGTCGGCGCCGACGACCAGATCGTTGTCGATGCCGATTTCGCCGAATTCGTTGACGATCACGGCGAATTTCTTGCCGTGCGGCTCGCTCAGGATACGATTGAGCAGCGTCGTTTTGCCCGCGCCGAGATAGCCGGTGAGAACGGTGACGGGAATTTTTTCGGCCATGCCAAACTCCGGGGAAATGATCGCGGGCGCCAATCTAGCGCGCATCGTGGCCAGAATAGGGGTCTCCGCGCGCCAGTTTTGCCGCGCGCTAGTCAGGCCGCGCGCCAGACACCGATCTGGCGCGGCGCCGCGGCCAGCGCATAGATAAGGGTGCTGAGCGCCGTTATCCAGAAGCTCGTCGGCCAGTCCGTATAGAAGGCGAGCGTGAGGCCGCCCCAGGCTTCGGCGAGCGCGAGGAGCGCCGAGAGCAGAACGCCGGCGCCGACCCCGCTCACCAGCCGTTGCGCTGTCGCGGCAGGGCCGACCATCAGGGCAAAGACCAGCAGCACGCCGACGATCTGGGCGCACTCGGCCGTCGCCAGCGCCACGATGGCGAGAAATACGACGGAATAAAA
This Methylovirgula sp. DNA region includes the following protein-coding sequences:
- a CDS encoding GTP-binding protein, whose protein sequence is MAEKIPVTVLTGYLGAGKTTLLNRILSEPHGKKFAVIVNEFGEIGIDNDLVVGADEEIFEMNNGCICCTVRGDLIRIIEGLMKRKGKFDAIIVETTGLADPAPVAQTFFVDADVQDVARLDAVVTVADAKWLSERLKDAPEAKNQVAFADVILLNKSDLVSPEELREVEARIRAINPYAKLHKTVNCAVPLDAVLGRNAFDLDRILEIEPDFLETDEDDHDHHGHDHGHHHDHGHDHHAHDDHAHHDHGHEHEGHKHGLKHYHDEDMQSVALSLDGDVDPEKFLPWLNDYLQKEGPSILRSKGILSFKNEPKRFVFQGVHMMLDGDVQREWRPDEKRMSRVVFIGKHLKEDEIRQGFLACAA